The Ptiloglossa arizonensis isolate GNS036 chromosome 9, iyPtiAriz1_principal, whole genome shotgun sequence nucleotide sequence TTGTTTCGCAGACAGGTAATCGTGACGTGGTCTTCCGGTACGGGAGGCGCCGGGATAATAGGAGCGCTCTCCTATGCCGCTCTCACCACGTTcctgagtaacgaagatacgCTTTTGCTCATGTTGATCGTACCGATCGTGCAAGGTGTCACTTTTTGGTTGATTCTGGTCCATCCGTCCCAGTCCGGTGTACCGATCACCAAGAACGGCATCGACAGTCAGGAGCAAATCATCGAGGTTCCGAGGAAGAGCTTCAAAGACAAGATCGTTCTGGTGCCGGGGCTGCTCAAGTACATGATACCGCTCGGGCTCGTCTACCTCTTCGAGTATTTCATTAACCAAGGATTGGTAATATCGTTTCTCTGGTTCGGTTCGCTCGTTCTCGTGCAAGCCTCGATCGTCGTCCGTTCGTTTCCTACGGGAAGATCGCTCGAAACCTATCGTCGAGCGGGACGCGAGTCTTGCACGTCGAGGTTCGAGCCGAGCCGTTCGTTCCCTCTTATCGTCGATACGACCTTCTCATCGATGCGCGCGAAACTAATTTCCAGTACGAGCTGGTCGAATTCGACGACATGTGGTTGACGCACGCCGAGCAGTACCGTTGGCTCCAAGTGGATTATCAAATAGGAgtgttcgtttcgagatcgtCGGTAAATCTCGTCGCGATCAACAAAATCTGGATCATGGCCGTGTTGCAGGTAACGAGCCGGCGAATCGCGTCCTTTCCAGCTACGGTACCCACTCGAATCGAACGCGCGAGATTCAACTGGATCGCGATTCTTTCAGTTCGTCAACGTGATCGTGTTGCTCTTCGAGACCCTGTACTATTACATGCCGAGCATTTGGCTGGTGTTCGCGTTCGTCCTGTGGGAAGGACTTCTCGGTGGCGGGGCGTACGTCAACACGTTCTATCGGATGTCCACGGAGGTAAGCCACCGGCTGGtttctcgtcgaacgagacTACGGAGTTTCGCGCGATACTTAAAAAGCGTTTTGGTTTGTTCGACAGATTCCGAGAGCGGATCGGAAAATTTCCTTGGGAATTGCCTCGATGGCCGATTCGATTGGAATCGCGTTGGCAGGCTGGTTGTCGATGCCGGTACACAACGCGATCTGCAAAATGCCACGTCCGAGTCGACTGGGCAGCTAGAGGCGGTCGCTGGAAGACGGCATCGAACGAGAATCGCGGGACATTTGTCGTCGAATTTTCATCGATGGGCCTCGTGGCCGCGATAACGAGCACGCATCGTCCTCGGACCCCGTAACCGGGGACACGGCCCCTTTCGATTTCCCTGGAATCGCGAGACGCTCGCGACGATGCGGTACACCGACCTTCCCGCTAACGAAATTCAAACTGGCTAGACTTTTCGAGTTCGATTGTTCGGACATTTATTCGgtacaaacgatcgaaaaaggCTAGGAACAAGATACGCGTGCTTGCGCTTGCGCGCGTATCTTACAGACGGTTGCGTTTCGAGTCCGCGTCCGTTTCGCCGtacgttcgaaagaaaactCGGACAGTTCGATCGGCGGATACGGATTCGTACAAGTGTCGCGAACGCGACTTTTGCCTGCGAAGCGTTGCGTCGTCGAATTGTCGGTCGTTCGGCGACGCGAACGACACCGGTACGTCCGGTGAAacgtaatttcgatcgtttgccGGTCTCGCGCGTAACACGCGAACAGTGTTTATCGATGGAAGGAAACAGCGAGCTCGATCGCGACTCTCGTTACCGCTCGCGATCGCGCGCACGTGATTCCGATTTCGTCTCACAGGTGACGcgaatacgtatatcgttttcGTTACGGTGCTCGaacctttttttctctcgctttTGCGTTTTCCGTAAACGTAGTCTATCGTCGATGACCGATTCTCATCGAGCAATTCCGTCCGCGAAGCGTCGACGCGCGTTCTTCCTCGAAAGCGCGTCGTTCGAGCACGCGAAAGTATTACAATCGCAGTATCGGCGCGAAACGGGaggactgggaaaattttgacgatttcccGCGTTGAACCAACGCGGTACGAGCGCGTACTGCGATTCCGCGTACCTACCGATAATACCGTTCTCTGCGTTTATCGCGACGCGTGCAAAGGTACGCTTGCACTCCGTACGTACCTTTGCGCGCCTCGCGTACGCTCGCATTTCTACGCGAGACGTTGCGTCGCGATTGCCGCAAcgccgtatatatatatatatattatatgtacgtGTGTCCGTCGTCGTGGAACCGGAACCACGACTACCCGGCAGCTTCGGAAACATCGCTAGCCGCGAccatgtttcgaataaaaacgCCGAAATTCTTTCTCGCGATCCTCGAGTTCTTTTCGCCCGACCCAGATATCGAAATCGAAGCCAACGACGTAAACGCAAGCGTACAACGAACGTAacgtttttcgatcgattaGGAACTGCGTTTATTCTTTTTCCGTAGACGGTTGTCCATTCGCGTTCGGACAATCGTTTCGTAGACGCCGCGTATCTCTGGTATTTCGTAACCGTCCCGTTGCGATTACGACCGCGAATCGTCTCTCGTCTCGTCTCTCGTTTCTCGCGTTCTCGAAGATCGTCCCTCTCGACGCGCGAGAGTTCACCGGGCTGCCCggcgcgacgaagaaacgaccCGGGGAAACGGGTAGACACTTTGTGAAAATAActagaattaattttgatcgatttcggGCGCGATCACGCGCAACGCTCCAGTATGAGCTTCCCCGACTCTTCGTACTCCTGTCGCGACAGCCACATCTGTTGGAAGGATCCGAGGGAGCTGAGAATCGATCCTCCGATCCAGGCGCCGTAGCGACGCTCGCTCGAGCTGTTCGCGCTTATTATTTTCAGTCTCATGCTCTGCGAAATGGGGCGAATCAGCATCGGACGAGGCTCTTAATACGAAACGTAGGTGGATATTTAGAAATCTGTGTCCACTCACCGGCGGAGTTTTGCTGGCTAAATCTCGATTGAGCCTTTCGCTGAAACCCTGCAGACAGGAATTGCCACCGGTGACCACCACGCTCCCGTACAGGCTCTGAAgcaacgattcgtttcgagatcgaaTTCTATCGTGGACCGATACGAGTACGAGACACTACTTACGGGTCTGATGTCCATGTCGCACATACCCACGCTCGTCGTGACCAGCGGACCAACCCCGAGAATGCTGGCGCCGACACCCTTCACGTTGCTAGGGTCGAACAACGCTTCGGGAATCATCAGCCTCACCGAGCCGAAATCGTCGTTGTACCCGGTCGGGAACTCGTAATGTTTCATCGGCAGGGTGTTGGCCATGTCCTCGTCGTAAGGGCTGTCCGACACTTGAAGGCAGTTGGTTTGAAAGTCTTGCAACAGCTCGCGGACCATGTAGCTCAGCCAGGAGGAGGACGGTTGGGGACCGGCTCTTCTCGTCCAACGCGGCGGCTCCCTCTCCCGTACTACGTCTGTGCAATTCGTTAAACATTGTTTTCCTTTTGTAACGTCGAACGCTACCGCGCTACCAcggcgatgcgatgcgatgcgatgcgatgcgatgcgactGCTACCGAAATTCGATTCCGTCTACGATACGCGATCGAACGTTTTGC carries:
- the Cln3 gene encoding CLN3 lysosomal/endosomal transmembrane protein, battenin, with amino-acid sequence MAKCKTLPVPEGRENLAFNEESVSVRSRWRNLAAFWLLGLCNNYGYVVMLSAAHDILESKFGTTDPGETFAINAINASNASNASNATNTTGIRSCNTLSTGAILLADILPSLAVKIVTPFLPFYVHARLATCVLFSAAGFLVVSLSTTEWLAILGVVLTSLSSGLGEVTLLSYSHRYPKQVIVTWSSGTGGAGIIGALSYAALTTFLSNEDTLLLMLIVPIVQGVTFWLILVHPSQSGVPITKNGIDSQEQIIEVPRKSFKDKIVLVPGLLKYMIPLGLVYLFEYFINQGLYELVEFDDMWLTHAEQYRWLQVDYQIGVFVSRSSVNLVAINKIWIMAVLQFVNVIVLLFETLYYYMPSIWLVFAFVLWEGLLGGGAYVNTFYRMSTEIPRADRKISLGIASMADSIGIALAGWLSMPVHNAICKMPRPSRLGS